The Larus michahellis chromosome 12, bLarMic1.1, whole genome shotgun sequence genome contains a region encoding:
- the LOC141750335 gene encoding E3 ubiquitin-protein ligase RNF182-like: MAHQDGGRGLQPPVHVAPELECKICYSRYDARARRPKLLRCGHRLCAKCLRKMVALGNASPRQLRCPFCRQHSPVPGGDVQQLQDDGEALALLTGHERAKKQGVPRSPEVLLCPSVLEPTAGPDCLVVTILEVPEDVAPPEGLGGLEVVRLYRPASLGTLPCHGPGQKCRSWGWRAVPRFILGVLCLLYFSSLPFGIYLLLIEHHSLGIVLVSLVPSTLLLCIVYSLCQCLCREVFGFPHS; the protein is encoded by the coding sequence ATGGCCCACCAGGACggcgggcgggggctgcagcCACCCGTACACGTAGCCCCCGAGCTGGAGTGCAAGATCTGCTACAGCCGCTACGACGCCCGCGCCCGCAGGCCCAAGCTGCTGCGCTGCGGCCATCGCCTCTGCGCCAAGTGCCTGCGCAAGATGGTGGCGCTGGGGAACGCGTCGCCCCGCCAGCTCCGCTGCCCCTTCTGCCGCCAGCACAGCCCGGTGCCCGGTGGGGacgtgcagcagctgcaggacgACGGCGAGGCGCTGGCACTGCTGACAGGCCATGAGCGGGCCAAGAAGCAGGGTGTCCCCCGGTCCCCCGAGGTTCTCCTCTGCCCCAGCGTACTGGAGCCCACGGCCGGCCCCGACTGCCTGGTCGTCACCATCCTGGAGGTGCCGGAGGACGTGGCCCCGCCGGAGGgcctgggagggctggaggtggTGCGGCTGTACCGCCCCGCCAGCCTGGGCACGCTGCCCTGCCACGGCCCCGGGCAGAAGTGCCGCTCCTGGGGGTGGCGAGCCGTCCCCCGCTTCATCCTGGGCGTCCTCTGCCTCCTCTACTTCAGCTCCCTGCCCTTCGGTATCTACCTCCTGCTCATCGAGCACCACAGCCTGGGCATCGTCCTGGTCAGCCTCGTGccctccaccctcctcctctgcaTCGTCTACAGCCTCTGCCAGTGTCTGTGCCGAGAGGTCTTCGGGTTCCCCCACTCCTGA
- the LOC141750453 gene encoding uncharacterized protein LOC141750453 yields the protein MTQSASICVRLPCRNTLVPAGKGPHPGKGSPGLRDPFPFAPLQLGIQPWAWRHWGLGEDLAKLEEEHAPGQHLALPASYWAVHKSSRLPPALQPGPPCCQSPRTPAAIKHPGAAPQLLSLQHGSSSGRGEPSLLPPSLSLLAPSVSPAYEVPPGLLPSAGLCPPCCRQPLPVEPGRAKVAAARESTGALKAWLARHPRNPYPSKGEKVMLAVVSRMSLTQVSTWFANARRRLKKENKASWAPRSASDSEDSEGEGATPAAPPGPDPSPVQDGCGYSPEVGPGPGQGKQPQKAKIWSVAAMLASPPGESRCPPGVAEQG from the exons ATGACTCAGTCGGCATCCATCTGTGTCCGTTTGCCAT GCAGGAACACCCTGGTGCCTGCGGGGAAGGGTCCCCACCCCGGCAAAGGGTCCCCAGGGCTGCGGGACCCCTTCCCCTTcgctcctctgcagctgggaaTCCAGCCGTGGGCATGGCGGCACTGGGGCTTGGGTGAAGACCTGGCCAAGCTGGAGGAGGAGCACGCTCCGGGGCAGCACCTCGCGCTGCCCGCATCCTACTGGGCCGTGCACAAGTCCTCACGCCTGCCCCCGGCCCTCCAACCTGGCCCACCGTG CTGTCAGTCACCGCGGACCCCGGCAGCTATAAAACACCCGggagcagctccccagctcctctccctgcagcatgGCAGCTCCTCGGGGCGAGGGGAGCCCAG CCTGCTGCCACCCTCCCTGAGCCTCCTGGCGCCCTCG GTCTCACCAGCCTACGAGGTGCCCCCGGGGCTGCTGCCCAGCgccgggctctgcccgccctgctgccggcagccccTTCCCGTGGAGCCGGGGCGGGCGAAGGTGGCAGCGGCACGGGAGAGCACCGGGGCGCTGAAGGCCTGGCTGGCGCGGCACCCCAGGAACCCCTACCCCAGCAAGGGGGAGAAGGTGATGCTGGCCGTGGTCAGCCGCATGAGCCTCACCCAGGTCTCCACCTGGTTCGCCAACGCCCGCCGGCGCCTCAAGAAGGAGAACAAGGCGAGCTGGGCACCGCGCAGCGCCTCGGACAGCGAGGACAGCGAGGGTGAGGGGGCTACACcagctgccccccccggccctgacCCCAGCCCTGTGCAGGATGGGTGTGGGTACAGCCCCGAGGTGGGGCCAGGCCCCGGGCAAGGCAAGCAGCCCCAGAAAGCCAAGATCTGGAGCGTGGCAGCGATGCTGGCATCTCCCCCCGGCGAGAGCAGGTGCCCCCcgggggtggcagagcaggggTAG